A region of Notolabrus celidotus isolate fNotCel1 chromosome 4, fNotCel1.pri, whole genome shotgun sequence DNA encodes the following proteins:
- the mgme1 gene encoding mitochondrial genome maintenance exonuclease 1 — MLILKRLVCVVGSSLPQSPSLCVRSLSVCLCLNSSKRQSPYSSVDSGRYSSLVKSVMSTRVSSQTPETLLAEDEQVFGPVIKAQAPRPDMNAPKTLHPFISNEGDQQEPEEAASGPPTRITLARNQGRGSTPSVTRVLQQTLSPEQVFYLDRWRRRMISELGEEGFREYSQNLFRQGKLFHSALEDVLTSGTTWKNKDPSETQTSPPEVQGYMESISHILEDVSAVRAIESTVKHDALNYLGIADCVARYRGVLCVIDWKTSEKQKPFLSNTYDNPIQVAAYAGALNNDDNYKYQVENGLIVVAYKDGSPGHAHQLNSELMLENWKSWQVRLEKFTEQRSNPASNTSSEQR; from the exons atgttgattttgaaaCGCTTGGTGTGTGTTGTGGGCTCCAGCCTCCCTCAGTCCCCCTCCCTCTGTGTGAGGTCTTTATCAGTCTGCCTCTGCCTGAATTCCTCAAAGAGACAAAGCCCGTACAGTTCTGTGGACAGTGGACGCTACTCTTCTCTAGTAAAGTCCGTCATGTCAACCAGGGTCAGCTCCCAGACTCCAGAGACCCTCCTAGCAGAGGACGAGCAGGTGTTCGGACCTGTTATCAAAGCTCAAGCTCCAAGACCGGATATGAACGCACCAAAGACCCTTCACCCCTTCATCTCTAATGAGGGGGACCAGCAAGAACCAGAGGAGGCAGCATCAGGACCTCCAACCCGGATTACGTTAGCTCGGAATCAAGGCAGGGGGTCGACACCGAGTGTGACCCGGGTCCTCCAGCAGACCCTGTCCCCGGAGCAGGTCTTCTACCTggacaggtggaggaggaggatgatctCAGAGCTGGGAGAGGAAGGGTTCAGAGAGTACAGTCAGA ATTTATTCAGACAAGGGAAGCTTTTCCACTCCGCACTGGAGGACGTTCTGACCTCAGGAACAACATGGAAGAATAAAGATCCTTCAGAGACGCAGACGAGTCCTCCGGAGGTGCAGGGCTACATGGAGAGCATCTCTCACATACTGGAGGACGTCAGCGCGGTGAGAGCGATCGAAAGCACCGTGAAACACGACGCGCTGAACTACCTGGGCATTGCAGATTGTGTTGCACGCTACAG GGGAGTTCTTTGTGTCATTGACTGGAAGACGTCAGAGAAGCAAAAACCGTTCCTGAGCAACACGTATGACAACCCCATACAGGTGGCGGCCTACGCAGGAGCTCTGAACAACGATGACAACTACAAGTACCAG GTTGAAAACGGACTGATCGTCGTCGCCTACAAGGACGGATCACCCGGTCACGCTCATCAGCTGAACTCAGAGCTGATGTTAGAAAACTGGAAGAGCTGGCAGGTTCGTCTTGAGAAGTTCACTGAGCAGAG aTCCAATCCTGCGTCGAACACTTCTTCAGAACAGAGATGA
- the LOC117811734 gene encoding cystatin-like yields MKSRIILFILAAVVALTSGSMVGGVTEISMKDVGARKALQAAVEQHNRQSNNMCLTTVQQVIKVESQVVEGLLYRIKVIMASTSCRNPTTAVQCAINEDPEKAQLFECTFEVWVREWMTPDPITVQHTSCS; encoded by the exons ATGAAGTCCAGGATTATACTCTTCATTCTTGCGGCTGTTGTCGCTCTGACTTCAGGCTCAATGGTCGGAGGCGTCACAGAAATAAGCATGAAAGATGTGGGAGCTCGGAAAgctctgcaggcagctgtggaACAACACAACAGGCAGAGCAACAACATGTGCCTCACCACGGTGCAGCAGGTGATCAAAGTGGAGAGTCAG GTGGTGGAGGGCCTTCTGTACAGAATAAAAGTGATCATGGCCAGCACCTCCTGCAGGAATCCCACTACAGCTGTACAGTGTGCCATCAATGAGGACCCAGAAAAGGCTCAG CTGTTTGAGTGCACATTCGAAGTGTGGGTCCGCGAGTGGATGACCCCTGACCCCATAACGGTGCAGCATACATCGTGCTCGTAA
- the si:dkey-76k16.5 gene encoding glycine N-acyltransferase-like protein 3 isoform X2 codes for MSHPFAILCNRRALEFMKKVTYYSMDEQILRRMLAEENAIDWSTYFLIGGFDFSHASMLKEVSAEREVNNKGFTLVHLMYLPDISSLITADIDSELESRVSSLDPSHTELVNQTWKFGNNEQGFRNIKNLISNFPSCCITDDQGQPVSWILLYDYCALGILYTLPEHRGKGYAKVLIRSMARKLHAEGYPVYCFIEEENALSYKLFKNLGFTEDPSYRAGWFEFNF; via the exons ATGTCCCACCCCTTTGCCATCCTATGT AACAGGCGAGCCCTGGAGTTCATGAAGAAGGTGACGTACTACAGCATGGATGAGCAGATCTTGAGGAGAATGCTGGCAGAGGAGAATGCAATCGACTGGAGTACTTACTTCCTCATCGGAG GATTCGACTTCTCACACGCCTCGATGCTCAAAGaagtgtctgcagagagagaagtcAACAACAAAGGATTCACTTTGGTGCATCTGATGTATTTACCGGACATCAGCAGTCTGATCACGGCAGACATTGACAG TGAGCTTGAATCCAGGGTTTCCTCCCTGGACCCGTCCCACACTGAGCTGGTGAATCAAACCTGGAAGTTTGGGAACAACGagcagggcttcagaaacattaaaaacctCATCAGTAACTTCCCGTCCTGCTGCATCACCGACGATCAGGGTCAGCCCGTGTCCTGGATCCTGCTGTACGATTACTGCGCCCTGGGTATCCTGTACACTCTGCCGGAGCACAGAGGGAAAGGTTACGCCAAAGTCCTGATCCGCTCCATGGCCAGAAAGCTCCACGCTGAGGGATACCCGGTGTACTGCTTCATAGAGGAGGAGAACGCGCTCTCCTACAAGCTGTTTAAGAACCTGGGCTTCACTGAGGATCCCTCGTACAGAGCTGGGTGGTTTGAGTTCAACTTCTGA
- the cst3 gene encoding cystatin C (amyloid angiopathy and cerebral hemorrhage) — protein MMWKIVLPVLAVLVSVGLSDLVGGPLEINIHEDEGAQSALNFAVVEHNRRSNALFLSKPAEVISTKRQLVAGYLYTITVRMGMTPCRKNNANELCAIHEDPEKARPYECTFTVYTRPWLSETTLKSQVCS, from the exons ATGATGTGGAAGATTGTCCTCCCCGTCCTCGCGGTTCTGGTCTCGGTGGGTCTATCCGATCTCGTTGGGGGTCCGTTAGAGATCAACATCCATGAGGACGAAGGGGCTCAGAGCGCCCTGAACTTCGCTGTGGTGGAACACAACAGAAGGAGCAACGCTTTGTTCCTCTCCAAGCCTGCAGAGGTGATCAGCACCAAGAGACAG TTGGTTGCTGGCTACTTGTACACCATAACTGTGAGAATGGGGATGACCCCCTGCAGAAAGAACAACGCAAATGAACTGTGCGCCATCCACGAGGACCCAGAGAAGGCTCGG CCTTACGAGTGCACATTCACAGTGTACACCCGCCCATGGCTCAGCGAGACCACGCTGAAGAGCCAGGTCTGCTCATAA
- the si:dkey-76k16.5 gene encoding glycine N-acyltransferase-like protein 3 isoform X1, with the protein MKVLNKDEIQTAEEVLLQHFPKSLKVYGFLHGINRNKPSTLEVVVDTWPDFKVIICRPDPKNRRALEFMKKVTYYSMDEQILRRMLAEENAIDWSTYFLIGGFDFSHASMLKEVSAEREVNNKGFTLVHLMYLPDISSLITADIDSELESRVSSLDPSHTELVNQTWKFGNNEQGFRNIKNLISNFPSCCITDDQGQPVSWILLYDYCALGILYTLPEHRGKGYAKVLIRSMARKLHAEGYPVYCFIEEENALSYKLFKNLGFTEDPSYRAGWFEFNF; encoded by the exons ATGAAGGTCCTCAACAAAGACGAGATACAAACCGCCGAAGAAGTTCTGTTACAACACTTTCCAAAGAGTTTGAAG gtCTATGGTTTCCTACATGGTATCAACAGAAACAAACCATCTACCTTGGAGGTGGTTGTCGACACCTGGCCAGATTTTAAGGTCATCATTTGCAGACCTGACCCCAAG AACAGGCGAGCCCTGGAGTTCATGAAGAAGGTGACGTACTACAGCATGGATGAGCAGATCTTGAGGAGAATGCTGGCAGAGGAGAATGCAATCGACTGGAGTACTTACTTCCTCATCGGAG GATTCGACTTCTCACACGCCTCGATGCTCAAAGaagtgtctgcagagagagaagtcAACAACAAAGGATTCACTTTGGTGCATCTGATGTATTTACCGGACATCAGCAGTCTGATCACGGCAGACATTGACAG TGAGCTTGAATCCAGGGTTTCCTCCCTGGACCCGTCCCACACTGAGCTGGTGAATCAAACCTGGAAGTTTGGGAACAACGagcagggcttcagaaacattaaaaacctCATCAGTAACTTCCCGTCCTGCTGCATCACCGACGATCAGGGTCAGCCCGTGTCCTGGATCCTGCTGTACGATTACTGCGCCCTGGGTATCCTGTACACTCTGCCGGAGCACAGAGGGAAAGGTTACGCCAAAGTCCTGATCCGCTCCATGGCCAGAAAGCTCCACGCTGAGGGATACCCGGTGTACTGCTTCATAGAGGAGGAGAACGCGCTCTCCTACAAGCTGTTTAAGAACCTGGGCTTCACTGAGGATCCCTCGTACAGAGCTGGGTGGTTTGAGTTCAACTTCTGA
- the si:dkey-76k16.6 gene encoding glycine N-acyltransferase-like protein 3 isoform X2, with amino-acid sequence MELNVEQLKEAESELKRYLPGSLQKNDLFKDIMVFANDETRLEETLRKSSVVDWTRYLCIGCSHRHTEIFKAVASEKNVPSCQLAVCHVMILEDVSSLPPVDSSEVSLSSLDESHISLLNRTWKFGKCAEAVRMIQNMVTHFPSCCVLDAEGQPVAWLLVYSNCAMGMLYTLPEHRGKGYAKVLICTMAKRLHAEGYPMYCFIEEENALSYKLFTSLGFTEDPACRFMWLEFNEL; translated from the exons ATGGAGCTGAACGTGGAGCAGCTGAAAGAAGCAGAGAGTGAGCTGAAGAGATATTTACCTGGATCCCTGCAG AAAAATGACCTCTTCAAAGACATCATGGTTTTTGCAAACGATGAAACTCGTCTAGAAGAAACCTTGAGGAAGTCTTCTGTGGTGGACTGGACCAGGTACCTCTGTATTG GCTGCAGTCATCGTCACACGGAGATATTTAAAGCAGTGGCGTCTGAGAAGAACGTTCCCAGCTGCCAGCTTGCAGTGTGTCACGTGATGATCCTGGAGGATGTTTCCAGCCTTCCCCCCGTGGACAG CTCGGAGGTCTCTCTCAGCTCTCTGGATGAATCACACATCAGCCTGTTGAATCGAACATGGAAGTTTGGAAAGTGTGCTGAAGCTGTGAGGATGATCCAGAACATGGTCACACACTTCCCTTCCTGCTGTGTCCTGGATGCTGAGGGACAGCCTGTGGCCTGGCTCCTGGTGTACAGTAACTGTGCCATGGGCATGTTGTACACTCTGCCAGAGCACAGAGGGAAAGGTTACGCCAAAGTCCTGATCTGCACCATGGCCAAGAGACTCCACGCTGAGGGATACCCGATGTACTGCTTCATAGAGGAGGAGAACGCGCTCTCCTACAAGCTCTTTACCAGCCTGGGCTTCACTGAGGATCCTGCCTGCAGATTTATGTGGTTAGAGTTCAATGAGCTTTAA
- the ephx5 gene encoding epoxide hydrolase 1, which yields MQRLQVLKDTLFALDLVQRQALAGSVLAAGGLLAYLYHKRRQLKTVPLGDGWWGAGEKPLREDDKIYPFKVETSDEEIKDLHERIDTSRYTDPVEDSCFQYGFNSAHLKTVVSYWRHEFDWKKQVAVLNKYPHFKTKIEGLDVHFIHVRPPHRQHQRVLPLMLVHGWPGSFYEFYRILPLLTETQDDVVFEVICPSIPGYGFSEASHKQGFDSLATARIFLKLMERLGFSEFYAQGGDWGSLITTNMAQMKPQCVKGLHLNMFVSSRGFKVLLSLMIGPYLPFLVGLSREDVHRLFPFFEKNVYEILRETGYFHIQATKPDTAGCGLNNSPVGLAAYILEKFSTWTDLKNKNLVDGGLERKFSLDDLLTNVMIYWTTGSIVSSMRFYKENFATNPDKRVDAKVPIVVPTGLAAFPGELMHCPKSWAQIRYRNIHSYTFMPRGGHFAAFEEPQLLADDIIQFVKKVEKL from the exons ATGCAAAGACTGCAGGTTTTAAA GGACACTTTATTTGCCTTGGATCTGGTCCAAAGGCAGGCCCTGGCTGGTTCAGTGCTGGCAGCAGGTGGTTTACTGGCCTACCTGTACCACAAAAGAAGACAACTGAAAACTGTCCCTCTTGGTGACGGATGGTGGGGAGCTGGAGAGAAACCACTGAGAGAGGATGATAAGATCTATCCCTTTAAAGTGGAAACCTCGGATGAAGAAATCAAG GATCTTCATGAGCGCATCGACACAAGCCGCTACACTGACCCTGTAGAGGACAGCTGCTTCCAGTACGGCTTCAACTCAGCTCACCTGAAGACGGTGGTTTCCTACTGGAGACACGAGTTTGACTGGAAGAAGCAGGTGGCAGTGCTCAACAAGTATCCACACTTCAAAACTAAAATAGAAG GATTGGATGTGCACTTCATCCACGTGAGGCCACCACACCGCCAGCATCAGAGGGTCCTGCCTCTCATGCTGGTCCACGGCTGGCCCGGCTCCTTCTACGAGTTCTACAGGATTCTGCCCCTCCTCACAGAGACCCAGGACGATGTTGTGTTTGAGGTCATATGTCCCTCCATCCCTGGATACGGTTTCTCAGAAGCTTCTCATAAACAAG GGTTTGACAGCCTCGCCACGGCCCGGATTTTCCTGAAACTGATGGAGCGTTTAGGATTCTCAGAGTTCTACGCGCAGGGAGGAGACTGGGGCTCCCTCATCACCACCAACATGGCCCAGATGAAGCCTCA GTGTGTGAAAGGACTCCACTTGAACATGTTTGTATCATCCAGGGGATTCAAAGTGCTTCTGTCCCTCATGATCGGTCCTTATCTGCCCTTCCTGGTGGGTCTAAGTCGGGAAGATGTTCACCGGCTGTTTCCTTTCTTTGAGAAGAACGTCTATGAAATCCTGAGGGAAACCGGCTACTTCCACATCCAGGCTACTAAACCCGACACTGCAG GCTGTGGCTTAAACAACTCTCCTGTGGGTTTGGCGGCCTACATCCTGGAGAAGTTCTCTACCtggactgatctgaagaacaaaAACCTTGTGGATGGCGGTCTGGAGAG GAAGTTCAGTCTGGATGACCTCTTGACTAACGTCATGATCTACTGGACCACAGGCTCCATTGTGTCCTCCATGCGCTTCTACAAAGAGAACTTTGCGACAAATCCTGATAAACGAGTGGATGCAAA ggtacccATCGTCGTGCCCACCGGACTCGCTGCCTTCCCCGGGGAGCTGATGCACTGCCCTAAATCCTGGGCGCAAATCAGGTATCGAAACATCCACTCGTACACCTTCATGCCCCGAGGCGGACACTTTGCTGCCTTTGAGGAGCCGCAGCTCCTCGCCGACGACATCATTCAGTTTGTGAAGAAAGTGGAGAAGCTGTGA
- the si:dkey-76k16.6 gene encoding glycine N-acyltransferase isoform X1: MELNVEQLKEAESELKRYLPGSLQVYGVLMLRNRLTSDRMTVFVDRWPDFSVLVCRPHCEQKNDLFKDIMVFANDETRLEETLRKSSVVDWTRYLCIGCSHRHTEIFKAVASEKNVPSCQLAVCHVMILEDVSSLPPVDSSEVSLSSLDESHISLLNRTWKFGKCAEAVRMIQNMVTHFPSCCVLDAEGQPVAWLLVYSNCAMGMLYTLPEHRGKGYAKVLICTMAKRLHAEGYPMYCFIEEENALSYKLFTSLGFTEDPACRFMWLEFNEL; the protein is encoded by the exons ATGGAGCTGAACGTGGAGCAGCTGAAAGAAGCAGAGAGTGAGCTGAAGAGATATTTACCTGGATCCCTGCAG GTGTACGGTGTTTTGATGCTCAGAAACAGACTCACATCAGACCGTATGACGGTCTTTGTGGACCGATGGCCTGACTTTAGTGTCCTTGTCTGCAGACCACATTGTGAACAG AAAAATGACCTCTTCAAAGACATCATGGTTTTTGCAAACGATGAAACTCGTCTAGAAGAAACCTTGAGGAAGTCTTCTGTGGTGGACTGGACCAGGTACCTCTGTATTG GCTGCAGTCATCGTCACACGGAGATATTTAAAGCAGTGGCGTCTGAGAAGAACGTTCCCAGCTGCCAGCTTGCAGTGTGTCACGTGATGATCCTGGAGGATGTTTCCAGCCTTCCCCCCGTGGACAG CTCGGAGGTCTCTCTCAGCTCTCTGGATGAATCACACATCAGCCTGTTGAATCGAACATGGAAGTTTGGAAAGTGTGCTGAAGCTGTGAGGATGATCCAGAACATGGTCACACACTTCCCTTCCTGCTGTGTCCTGGATGCTGAGGGACAGCCTGTGGCCTGGCTCCTGGTGTACAGTAACTGTGCCATGGGCATGTTGTACACTCTGCCAGAGCACAGAGGGAAAGGTTACGCCAAAGTCCTGATCTGCACCATGGCCAAGAGACTCCACGCTGAGGGATACCCGATGTACTGCTTCATAGAGGAGGAGAACGCGCTCTCCTACAAGCTCTTTACCAGCCTGGGCTTCACTGAGGATCCTGCCTGCAGATTTATGTGGTTAGAGTTCAATGAGCTTTAA